GTAGAAAATTCCAAGTAAATACCCGTAGTGGTGACAAGTTGGTAATCGTTATTCATGATGATGGCCGACGAGAAATTCATCATTTTGATTATGATGATCCAGAAGAAAGCATCTCAATGGTGACACTGGATGATAATGAGGCCCGCCGCGTAAGTGGTATTATTGGTGGTATGGCCTATCTGCCTAAGGCATTGGAATCCGTGGAAGTGGCCTTTGATAATATGGTATTTGAATGGTATAAGGTAGAGAGTGGCGCGAAAGCCATTGGTAAAACCATCGTAGAACTGCAAATACGCAAAAAAACCGGGGCCATGATTATTGCAATTATTAAAAAGGATGAGAAAATAATTAATCCAGGTCCCAATCAAGTAATTGCGGAAGGGGCTACGCTAGTGGTCATCGGTGAAAGAAAACAAGTGAAGGCCTGTAAAGAACTACTCTTAAATGGGAGCCTATAGCCATGGAAACTTATGTCATGCTAGAAATTGGCCTTGCTTTGTGCATTGTAGGTGCTGCCGGTCTCTTGGCTGCTCGTTTTCGTTTCTCCATTGTGCCTTTCCTTATTCTGGCCGGCATGGCAGTTGGTCCCCAGGCCCCGGTTATCGGTGTATTTGATTTTCGTTTTATTGAAAGCACACCGCTTATTCAGTTTATGGGACGATTAGGTGTCCTTTTTTTGTTATTTTACTTGGGGCTTGAATTTTCTGTGGGGCGCTTGTTAAAGGCAGGTAAATCCATTTTTTTGGGCGGAACCACCTATATGCTGATTAACTTTTCCCTAGGCATGGCCCTGCCTTACCTATGGGGCTGGCCCTTGAGAGAAATCTTAGTGGTGGCTGGTATTATTTCCATCTCTTCCAGTGCCATTGTGGCCAAAGTTTTAGTTGACTTAAAAAGAACAGTTAGGGCAGAAACAGAAATGATTTTAGGTTTAATGCTGTACCAGGATGTTTTCGTCGCGGTATATCTGTCCATCGTCTCCGGTCTGGTACTCACAGGTGCCACCTCCTCGACGACTGTTTTAAAAACTTCTGTGATTGCTTTAGGCTTTATGCTTAGTTTTATTTTGGTAGGGCGTAAGCTGGCACCCCGCATTAACAAGCTACTGAATGTACCTTCTGACGAGATTTTTATGCTGATTGTTTTTGGTATTCTCACTTTAGTGGCTGGCTTATCGGAAACCATTCATGTGGCCGAAGCTATTGGAGCTTTACTAGTGGGATTGGTGTTGGCAGAGACGGATCACTTAGAACGCATTGAGCATATTGTGGTACCATTTAGAGATTTTTTTGGGGCCCTCTTTTTCTTCAGCTTTGGATTGAGTATAGATCCATTTTCACTGGGTGGAGCCATCTGGCCCGCTCTAATCGCTGTTATCGTAACTATAATTGGCAATTTTGTTGCAGGATTAATAGCCGGGCGTAAGGCAGGCTATTCATACCAAGGCGCTACCAATATAGGATTAACCATTACTTCACGGGGTGAGTTTTCCATTATTCTGGCTAACCTAGCAA
This genomic interval from Desulforamulus reducens MI-1 contains the following:
- a CDS encoding cation:proton antiporter regulatory subunit, translated to MSLIKETDLPGIGRKFQVNTRSGDKLVIVIHDDGRREIHHFDYDDPEESISMVTLDDNEARRVSGIIGGMAYLPKALESVEVAFDNMVFEWYKVESGAKAIGKTIVELQIRKKTGAMIIAIIKKDEKIINPGPNQVIAEGATLVVIGERKQVKACKELLLNGSL
- a CDS encoding cation:proton antiporter translates to METYVMLEIGLALCIVGAAGLLAARFRFSIVPFLILAGMAVGPQAPVIGVFDFRFIESTPLIQFMGRLGVLFLLFYLGLEFSVGRLLKAGKSIFLGGTTYMLINFSLGMALPYLWGWPLREILVVAGIISISSSAIVAKVLVDLKRTVRAETEMILGLMLYQDVFVAVYLSIVSGLVLTGATSSTTVLKTSVIALGFMLSFILVGRKLAPRINKLLNVPSDEIFMLIVFGILTLVAGLSETIHVAEAIGALLVGLVLAETDHLERIEHIVVPFRDFFGALFFFSFGLSIDPFSLGGAIWPALIAVIVTIIGNFVAGLIAGRKAGYSYQGATNIGLTITSRGEFSIILANLAKAGGLLSILQPFAALYVLLLAILGPLLTKESKWIYSKLAGVFGWPSIKDKKQRRRAEAKG